From the Acidobacteriota bacterium genome, the window AGCTGTGCATGGAGTCCCTCCTGCTCGCGGCTAAGTGTTCTTGCGGACTTGTTGGATCGCGGCCACGATGTTGGCGTAGGCCCCGCAGCGGCAGATGTTGCCGCTCATCAGTTCCTTCACCGCCGCGTCCTCGGGACCGCACGGCTCCTTGAGCAATGCCACCGCCGACATGATCTGGCCGGACGTGCAATATCCGCACTGGTATCCGTCGTGGGCGACGAACGCGGCTTGCATGGGATGCAGCGCGTCGGGTGTGCCGAGGCCCTCGATGGTTGTGATCTCGTCGCCGTCGTGCATCAAGGCCAGGCTCAGGCATGAATTCACGCGCCGGCCATTCACGTGCACGGTACACGCGCCGCATTGCCCGTGATCGCAGCCCTTCTTTGTTCCGGTGAGAGCGACGGTCTCACGGACGCAATCCAGCAGCGTCGTCCGAGGGTCGACGCGCAGTTGGTGGTCCTTGCCGTTGATGCGTAGCGTGATGGGGACCGCGCCCGCGATGTTCGGGGCGTCCGCACTTGCCACGGCCGTGCCACTCTCTGCGGCGCTGCTGTTCGCGCGCGTGGGTACGTACGCAGCGATCACGGACGCTGCCGCAGTACTTCCCGTGGTCTTAAGGAATTTCCGGCGGGTGGGATTTGACGGGCCCGATCGTGGATCGTCGTCTGGCATAGGGCCTCCGTTCGGGTGAAGAGCCTATCGAAGCAACGGGGACGCTGTCCACCCCGATGTCGATGCCGGTGTGCTTTCGTGCCTGGTGGTGGATGGCGTCGAGCAATGTTCGTGCCTCGAGGCCGCGAATCCTGCCGCATGCTAAGCGGCTTCGGCCAGCGCAGCCTGGATGGCGGCGGTCAGGGTCTCGTATTCGAAGTCGGCGTCGTGACGGACGCCGTTGATGAAGAATGTCGGCGTGCCATTCACGCCGCTGCGGACGCCGCCGGCAAAATCGCGCTTCACCTTCTCCTGGAACTTGCGCGATTCGCTGTCGTTGACGAAACGCTTCATGTCCAAGCCCAACTCCTCGGCGCCGGCGACGATGTTCTCGCTGCTGAGGTCGTCCTGATTCTCGAACAACCAATCGTGCATCTCCCAGAACTTACCTTGCGCGCCGGCGGCTTCAGCGGCTTCCGCGGCGAGCTGGGCGTGGGGATGAGCGTTCGCGAGCGGGAAGTTGCGGAAGACGAAGCGCAGGTCATCGCCGAACTCCTCCTGCAACTGCTTGACGATGGGATAGGCGTGCCCGCAGTGTGGGCACTCATAGTCGCCATACTCCACCAGGGTAACGGCGGCGGTGGCTGGGCCTTGCACATGGTCGTCTGCGCCAACCGGTACTCTGAGTGTGGTCATGATGCCTTCTTCCGCTTGCTCTGCATCTCTTCGAGGGCTTCGAGGATGCCATCGGCGCCAGGATTCACGGCGACGGGCGAGCAGTAGCTCCAGGTGATGATGCCTTCAGGGTCGATGACAAAAAGCGCGCGCTCGGTGATGCCTTCCTGCTGGCGGTAAGCCCCGTATTTCCGCGCGACCTCGCCTTTGGGTTCGAAGTCGGAGAGCAGCGGGAAGTGCAGCTTGTTGGTGCGGGCGTAGGCGGCGTGGCACCAGGCGCCGTCGACCGAGATGCCGAGGAGCTCAGCCTTAAACTTCTGGAACTCGGGAAGGATCTCGTTGTAGAGCGCCATCTGGTCGCCGCAGACCGGGCTCCAGTCGGCGGGATAGAAGGCGAGCACGACGGGCTGGCCGCGCAACTCGGAGAGTGAAAGCGTTTGGTCAGGAGTGACGTGCAGGGTGAAATCAGGAGCCTTGGTGCCGGCCGGCAGGATTTGAGACTGAGGCATTCCTCACCTCGGGCGAAGCGAGAGTCGAGAGGACGCTCGGGAGCGTCCTCTCGCTAAAGCATAAATACTACGCCGCTTTGTCCGAGCCTGCATGCGGTGAGGCAGGCTGTGAAGATGGTTGCGACGAGGCCGATCCCGATAGTAGCTTGAGAGACGCTATGGCCAAGCGAGGGAAGCCGCGGACCACCGGACCGCGGACTGACGAACCGCGGACTGAAGAACCGCGGACTGAAGAACCGTCGATGTCCGATCAGGAGATCGACGCCAACCTGGAAGAGTCGTTTCCGGCGAGCGATCCACCCTCGTGGACGCTGGGCGTGGATCCCGAGCACCGTGCCGCGAACAAGAAAAAGAAGCCGGAGCGGCCAGGCAAACAAGGCAAGAAGTGACGACAGATCCTCCGCGCCTGCGGCGGGGCGCGAAGGATGACGAGACACAGCTATTGGTTGATGTTCGCGTGCGATATCCAGACCCAGCCCGCGGACGTCTTCTGCCAGACGCTCATGTGCGGGTTCGCCTTACCGGCCTGCGACTTCCCGTCGATGACCTCATCGCTCGCGGCACGGTAGGTGATGATGAGCAGGTCGCCCGAACGCGTGACCTTGAAGTCGGTGAAGGTGGGCGCCTTGGTCATGTGAAGGTTCTTGATGAGCTCGAGTTCGCCGGCGCGGTCGCGCGCGCCATCGGAGTGCAGGGATTGAAAGTGCGGCGCGATGTGCGCGCCGAGGGACGCCCAGTCTTTCGCCACCATCCAGTCAAACATCTGGCGTTCGAGCTTCTCGGCGGTGGCGGCGCCGGAATCCTTAGCGGTTGCAGTGGAGACGGCGAGCGTGAGGGCGAGTGCGAGCAGAAAGAATTTGGTTTTCATGGCGGGGGAGGATAGCACCTCCGCGACCGTTTGGTCAGCTGCGGGACCGATACCCCAGCTGGCGAAATCGCTGGGGCCCCTCGGTCACTCAGCATGACCCTGCTAAAAGGCGTTGCAGGCGTGTCCTACTCCATTTTGCGCAGCGGGACGAGCGCGGTCAGGCGTGGATCGCGCAGATAGAGGCCGAGCCAGACCAGGACTCCCATGGTGACCGCCATCGGCCAGCCCGGGTCGTTGATCCGGACATGGGTGGCGACCGCGCCGCCGAGGTATCCAGTCATCAGGATGGCGCCGAGCACCGCTGTCTGTGGTATGGCGTAGATGAGCGCCGAGCCGATCTCGAGGATGGAGATGAGCAGGATGGATTCTTCCTGGTAGCCGAATTTCTTCATGCCCTCGACGACTTGCGGCGGTTTGCCGAGGCTCATGATGCCGCCGCCGATCATGAACAGGACAGGGATGGCGGAGAGGACGCGGCCGGTCCAGAGCTTGCCGCGGGATGGTTGCGTCGCAGTATTCATGTGACCTCGCTAGAAGATTGATGTAACGGCGCTGCGTTGGGCTTCAGTTTCTTCTCGCTTCGGGTGAGCGGGGTCGCCCGCCTCCCCCACGAATTTGCCTAGGGCTTTGGCTTTTCGGCGCCGTGGCCGTGCGGCTTGTATTGCTCGGTCCCGGTCTTGCTGTGGGTGACGTCGTCGTAGAGCGCGTCGATCCAGTCCTCGCTCTTGATGAAGCGCCCGCCGTACGTCTTCTCCCAGGCCGCGAGCAGCTTCGCCTGCTTCATCTGCGCGGGTGTCTGTTTCTTGGCGACCGCGGCGGCGACGACGGCGCGCGTGTCTTTCATCATCTGGATGAAGGTGCGAACGTCGGCGGCGGTGGAGAGTGGGCCGTGTCCGGGAATGAACTTGGCGTCAGCGGGGACGGTGGCGAGGACTTTCTCACACCCGGCGATCATGCCCGAGACGGAGCCGCCGTTCTCGACGTCGACGAAGGGAAAGCCGTAGGTGACGAAGTCATCGCCCATGTGCACCACATTGGCCTTGGGAAAGAAGATGACGCTGTCGCCATCGGTGTGGCCGGCGGGGAAGTGGATGGCGCGGATGTCCTCGCCGTTCAGGTGCACGGTGAGGCGATCGTTGAAGGTGATGATGGGGAGCGCATCCTTGGGCGCGGGCGGCGTGGGTCTGTTGAACTTCTTGATTTCCGTGCCGGCGGCGAGGCGTTTGCGCACGTTCTCCTGCGCGATGATGGTGGAGCCCGACTTGGCCATCAACTCGTTCCCGCCGGTGTGGTCGCCGTGATAATGCGTGTTGAGGATGAAACGCACCGGCTTGTCGGTCACGGTCTTGAGCGCGGCCTGGAGCTTAGGAACGAGGGGAGCGAATTCGTCGTCGATGACGACGACGCCGTCCTCGCCGATGGAGGCGCCGATGTTGCCGCCGGCGCCGATCAGCATGTAGACGCCGTCCGCGACCTTCTGCACTTTGATCTCGACCTTGCTGAAATCGTCTTGCTGGGCAGCGGCTACGCCGACGAGAGCGCACAGCACGAAGAGGACTATGAGTTTGCGCATACGTTCTCCTGTTGTGCTCTTGTTGTGAAGAGCGGAAGTCTAGCAGACCCCTACGGCGTGTAGCTGGCGGGGTCTTCGCCTTCGTGTCCGGCGGGAAGCAGGGGCGCGGGCTTCAGGTCGTAAGGCAGCTCGAGGTCAGCCCAGGTCGCCACCGAATCCACTTCGAGCTTGGCGACGTTGCCGTAGAAAGCCATCTTGGTGACGTAGGCGCCGGCGTCGTCGGATGAGGTCTCGGAGTAGGAGGCCGGTTCGAGCTGATGTCCGGCGGCGTCATAGGCGCGGACGGGATGCAGAGCGCCGGAGACGTCGGGGACTTGGAGGGCTTCCTTGTCGAGGTTGACGAAAGGTCCGTTGATCTTCACCGCGTACTCTTTCGCGCCGGGCTTCAGCGGAGTGAAGGTGCGGGTGGTCACGGCCAGCGGATACTTCAGCTTGACCTTGCCGGTGACGTGGGCAAACCCGGCGATGACGTCGTTGTTGTCGGGGACGCGGAAACGGATCTCGTCGGAGAAGCGCTCATCGTTGTAGCCGCCGCGCTCGATCTCGACGGTGACCGGCTCGCCGGCGTCGTTGGCGAGGGTAGGGTCGGGGAAGTCGATCGTGCTGTAGACGCTGTTGCCGACCTTGGGAAGGAGCAGGCGCACTTCCGGCGTGTTGTATCCGAACATCGCGTAGCTGCGCGCGGGAACGATCTTGATGGCGTCGCGCAACTCGGCATCGGTGAAGGTTTTGAAGGTGTGCGGGACTTCTTTGGCGAACTTCGGCTTGGCGGTGAGCTGGGCGCGCGTGGGGAGTTGGGCGACGCCCGAGGCGCACAGGAACATGAGGATGGCAAGCAGTCCGTAGCGGCGCATGCGTTATCTCCTTAAGGGATGGCGGGCGCAATTGTACGCCGTGGGTAACCGAGTCCGAAGGCTTCCGCTTCTGCGCGCATCGGTTTAGCATCGAATGAGCATGGAGACCCCGGCACTGCTGCGCTCGTTGCGGTACCGCAACTACCGGCTGTTCTTTACCGGGCAACTCATCTCGCTGATCGGCACGTGGATGGACACCGTCGCCGAAGCGTGGCTCGTCTACCGGCTCTCGCACTCTCCTTTATTACTAGGCGTGGCGGCATTCGCCAGCCAGATCCCCGTTTTCCTGCTTGCGCCCATCGGCGGGCTGATCGCCGACCGCTACGACCGGCGGAAGATCCTGATCTGGACGCAGGCGCTGAGCATGGTGCAGGCGATGATCTTGGCCATCCTGACGCTCACGCACGTGGTGACCATCTGGCACGTGATCGTGCTGGCGGCGGGACTCGGCATCGTGAACGCCATCGACATGCCGACGCGCCAGGCCTTTGTGGTGGACCTGGTGAGCCGCGACGACCTGATGAACGCCATCGCGCTGAACTCCTCGATGTTCAATGGCGCGCGCGTGATCGGCCCGGCGGTGGCGGGCATCATCGTAGCGGCCATCGGCGAAGGCTGGTGCTTCTTTGCCAACTCGGTGAGCTACATCGCGGTAATCGCCGGATTGTGGATGATGACGAACGGGCCGAGCGCCTACCCGCGAGCGGCGCACGAGGGCGCCCTACTGCAGATCAAGGAAGGCTTTCGCTTCGTGATGGGCGAGAAGCCGGTGCGGGCGCTGCTGTCGCTGCTGGCGGTGGTGAGTTTGTTCGGGATGTCGTATTCCGTCCTGATGCCGGTATTCGCCGACCAGGTCCTGCACGCCGGCCCGCGCGGGCTGGGCCTGCTGATGGGCTGCGCGGGCATCGGCGCCCTGGGCGGCGCGATATCGCTGGCACTGAAGAAGGAAGTGAAAGGACTGGGACGCTGGATCGTGCTGGGCGCGTGTGGATTCGGAGTGGCGCTCATCATCTTTGGCCAGTCGCGGATGACATGGCTCTCGTGCGCGGTGCTGCTGGGTGCGGGCTACGCGATGATGGTGCAGATGTCGTCGTCGAACACGCTCATCCAGTCGATGGTGCCGAACCACCTGCGCGGACGGGTGATGGCGCTCTACACCGCCACCTTCATGGGCATGGCTCCGGTGGGGGCGCTGCTCAGTGGCACGCTGGCGCAGCATATCGGCGCCTCGTATACCGTCGCATTCGGAGGAGTGGCGTGCATCGTGGCGGGAGGCTTGTTCGGCGTGGTGCTGCCCTCGCTGCGGCCGCTCGCGCGGCGGCTGATCGTGGCGCAGCAGGCGGAGGCGGCGGCGCCGACGCAGCCGTGAACGAGTTGCGAGTAGCTCAAAAAGCGGTATGATTTGGGGCTCTCCCTTGCAGTCTGTGCGTTTCGCAGTCCACCAGGAGCGACATTTGGACGAGACGACACCGCAATCAAAATCCGAGATCGCGCGGCGCTTGCCGCGACATGACACCGACAACCGCGTGGTGCTGACGGTGCCGAAGGCAGATGGGCCGGAGAAGGTGCGCGGGCGCGCCTCGAACATCAGCGAAGCCGGGTTCGGCGTGGTGCTGGCGGGCGAACTGCAGATCGGCGACGTGGTGCAGGCCCGGCTGGTGCTGCAGGCGCTGGCCGATCCGCTGGAGGTGACGGCGCAGGTGAAGAACCGTCATGGCTTCAGCCATGGTTTCGCGTTCGTGAACATCACGGCGGAGCAGCGCCGGACGGTGATGCGCTACCTGCGCGCAGCGTCCCATGAAGACACCATGAGCCTGGAAGACGCGCATGCGATGAACGCCCAACATGCGGCTGACCCGGAGGAGACGACAGCGAAGCTCCGCTTCTCGCCGGAGGCATACGCGCCCAAGCCGGACGGCCACGAGTCGACGGACGCGAGGGAAGAGAAGCGGGATGGCGGCGAGTAATCCGTTACCGGACCCGAAGTGGAAGAACGCGCGCAGCTTTCCGCGCTTCGCCACCGACCTGCCGGTGCAGGTCGAGGTGCTGGGCGGAGGCGAGACGCTCGCGGGACGTCTGCTGGACATCGGACTGGGTGGCGCTTGCGTGCTGCTGGAGGCGAGCGGTCTGCCCGCGCGCCAGAAGGTGGTGCTGGAGTTCCGTTTCCCGATGAGCTCCGCGCCGTTGCGGCTGCGCGCGACCTTGCGGCATCGCCATCGTGAGGATCATTACGGGTTTCAGTTCGTCGAGGTGCGGGGCGAGGAGCGCGAGACGATCCGGCGCGCGTGCGCGGGACTAAGGATCGTCTAGCGGGTCTTTTGTCAGTGGCAGGACAGCCAAGATGCTTCGTCGCTGCCTGGCCGGCGGGAAAAAGCGCGCCCTCGCGATGCTCCCCTCTGCATGACCCATCCTAAAAGAATGATTGTGGCGGGGAATGACAGGGCGGCACGCATGACCGAAAGCTGCCGGATGTGTTAGAAAAGTTAGCGGAAGCCAAACGGAGGAAACCTTGACGAGCAGCACGGGTCGTCCCAAGCCAAAGGTGTTGGTGGTCGACGACGCACGCGTGATCGCCGATACGCTAGCCATCATCCTGGGACAGAATGGCTATGATTCCACCGCCGCCTACACCGGCCAAGAAGCGGTGGAGAAGGCCAAGGCGGTGCAGCCCGACCTGGTCATCAGCGACGTGATCATGCCCGACATGAATGGCATCGAGGCAGCGATACAGATCCGGAGGATGCTGCCCAAGTGTAAGATCCTGCTGTTCTCGGGACAGGCGGCCACTGCCGACCTGCTGGAGAATGCGCGGCAGCAAGGCCATGAGTTCGAGATCCTGGCAAAGCCGGTGCATCCGGCAGACTTGCTGGCAAAGTTAAAGAGCTAGGTGTTAGTTCTGAGCTGCGAGTGGCCGCGAGAGCGGCCATTTTTGTTTTGGGAGCGAAGCATCTTAAGGGTGTGAGATGCTTCGTCGCTGTTCGGCGGCTGGAGAAAACGCGGCCTCACGACGCTCCTCAGCCTGACCCTTCAAGAAGGTAGTCAGAGTTCGCGGCGGCCTTCCATGGCTTTGAGCATGGTGACTTCGTCGGCGTACTCGATGTCGGAGCCGACGGGGATGCCCATGGCGATACGCGTCACTTTCACGGTAGGACGCTTGATCGTCTTCGAGAGATACATCGCGGTGGCTTCGCCTTCGACGGTCGGGTTGGTCGCGATGATGACTTCATCGACCTCGCCCTGGTCGATGCGTTTCGTCAGGTTCGAGATGCGGAGATGCTCCGGGCCCACGCCGTGCAGCGGCGAGATGGAGCCGTGCAGTACGTGATAGACGCCGTTGAAGTGGCGCGTCTTCTCGATGGCCGCGATGTTGGTGGGCTCCTCGACCACGCAGACCAGCCGCAGGTTGCGCGTGGGGCTGGTGCAGTAGGTGCAGGGATCGACGTCGGTGATGTTGTTGCAGATGGAGCAGAGGCGGAGTTTTTCCTTGACGTCGCGGACGGCGGCGGCGAGGGCCTGCGCGTCATCTTCGGATGAGCGCAGGATGTGGAAAGCGAGGCGTTGCGCGGACTTCCCGCCGATGCCGGGCAGTTTCTTGAGCTCGTCGATGAGGCGGGACATGGGTTCGGCGAATTTAGACATCACATTCCTGGCATGCCCATGCCGCCGAGCATGCCGCCGACGGTGGACTTCATCTCGTCATCGATCTTGCGGGCGGCTTCGTTGATGGCGGCGAGCACGAGGTCTTGCAGCATCTCGACGTCGCCGGACTTGACCACCTCGGGATCGATGGTGATGGCGAGCAACTGTTTCTGTCCGTTCATGCGGACGCGGATGCTGCCGCCACCGGCGGTGGCGTCGATCACCGTCTCCTGCATCTTCTTCTGCAGCGACTCGTATTGCTGTTTCGCCTGCGACATCAGGCGTTGAAGGTCGAACCCACCCATGGTTATTTAGCCTCTAAAGGCGAAAAGGCCTTTTTCTTTAAAGCTAAAACGAGTTACTTCTTGTTCCTGTGGTCGATGACGCTGCGGATCTCGGCGTTGAACTTTTCCTGCATGCGGCGGACGACGGGCTCGTCGGCCGCGCGTCCGCGAGGCGGCGCAGCGGACGGCGCCTGCGGGTTGGCAGTGGATACGTTGCCACCTTTGGCGCGGTCGCCGTTGGCGGGCGTGCCGCCACCATTCGCGGCGTCGGCGTTGGTATTGGCGTTGGCGCTGCCCACGCCGACGACCTTGATGCGCAGCAGCCGGCCGGCGGCTTGGTTGACCGCGGCAGTCAGCAGGCGCTTGGGCTCGGGCCCGAGCGCCATCTCTACGATGGTCGGAGACTTTGGGACGTCGATGACGAGCTCGCCCGCGGCAAGCCTCCATTCGCCTTCGCTGAGCATGTAGGCGAGGGTGCGCTGTCCGGCTGACTCGAGCGCGGCGACGATCTTTTGGCGGAGTGAATCGGGCGACAAGTCGGCGGGTTCCGGAGGCGGCTCCGCGAGGCCAACGGCAGTCGCGGCGGCCGGCCGGGCGCTACTCGGTTCCGTCTTTGCTTCGGACTTCGTCTCCGACTTCCGCGCGCGGTCGGCTTCGAAGGGCGAGACGCGCGGCGGCGCAGCGTCACGCGGCTTGGCGGCGGATGTCGCGCCCGCCGCTACAGCCGGCGGGACGCCGGCGCTAAGGGTCGGCGCGGGGAGTGAAAGCGAACGCGCCGGCAGCGCGGCGCCGCTCAGCCACTGCTCGAGCGGCAGCAGGCGCTGCGCGTGGACCATCTTCAAGATGCCAAGCTCCAAGTGGAAGCGCTGTTCCTGGCGGTAGCCCAGCTCGTCGTGGGTGCGAAGCATGATGGCGAGGAAGCGCGAGAGGTCTTCTTCCGAGAACTTTTCGGCGATGCGCGCGACGCGCGCACGTTCGTCCGCCGATATCTGGAGCAGCGGAGAATCGCTGCTCGCGACCTTGGCGACCACTGCGTTGCGCAGGAAGCGGACGAGCTGGCGGGCGAAGTGTGTAGGACTCTGGCCTTCGGTGGTGAGCTTGTCGATGAGGCGCAGCGCGTCGTCGGCCGAGTTGTGACCGATGGCGTCCATGACCTGCTCGAGCGTCTCGGCCGGCACCGCGCCCACGAGCTCGCGGACGAGCTCGGCGGTGAGCGTGTTACCGCAGCAGGCGATGGCCTGGTCCATGATGCTGAGCGCGTCGCGCATGGAGCCGTCGCCGGCCTCAGCCAGCACGGCGAGCGCGTTGTCGTCGACTTTGATCTTTTCCTGCTTCGCGATGTCGCGGAGCTGGGTGACAATGTCCGCGAACTTGACCGCGTGAAAGCTGAAGTGCTGACAGCGCGAGCGGATGGTCTGCGGGATGTCTTCGGGCTGCGTGGTCGCCAGCATGAAGACGACCCACGGCGGCGGCTCTTCCAGCGTCTTCAAGAGCGCGTTGAAGGCGGCCTCGGTGATCTGGTGAGCTTCGTCGAGGATGAAGATGCGGTAGCGATCGCCGCGCGCGGGCTGGCCTTCGCTGGTGGCGATGATGCTGCGGACCTCATCGATGCCGCGGTTGGTGGCGGCATCGATCTCGATCACGTTCATGGCGCCGACCGCGCCCTCGCGGATCTCGCGGCAGGAATCGCATACGCCGCAAGGCTCGGCCTGCGGTCCGTTGCCGGCCTTGCAGTTCAGCGCCATGGCGAGGATGCGCGCGACGGTGGTCTTGCCGATGCCGCGGTGTCCCGAGAAGATGTAGCCGTGGGCGATGCGAGACTGAGCGATGGCGTTCATCAGGGTGCGCGTGACGTGTTCCTGACCAATGACGTCAGAGAACTTTTGCGGACGATATTTGCGCGCGAGGACCTGGTAGCTCATGGGGAATCTTGATTATAGCTTGGCTCGGAGTCGCGTCATGGCCTAGATCCCGGTTGCGATAGGGGTTCTTCGACTCGGTCGCCGCGGCGACCTCGCTCAGCATTGACAGGTGCGGCCACGGTGGCGGGCGCGAAGGATGACACTCCGACCCAGTGCGGTGGCTTGCTTGCAAACAGCGGTCGGGAGTCATAGGATGTGCGTCCTGTACTGCCGTTCACCCCTTGTCGGCAGGAGGTTGGGAAATGAGCTTGAAAATAACCACCAAGCAGGCGGATGGCGTGGCGGTCGTCCACTGCAATGGCAGGATCGTGTTCGGGGAAGAGGCCGCCAGCCTGCGCGAGCAGGTGAAGAACCTGCTGACCACGCAGAAGAACATCGTGTTGAACCTGGGCGGCGTGAGCTACATCGATAGCGGCGGGCTCGGCACGCTGGTGGGCCTGTACACCTCGGCGCGCGCGGCCGGCGGCGACATCAAGCTGGCGAACCTGACGCAGCGGGTGGGCGATCAACTGCAGATCACCAAGCTGGTGACGGTGTTCGAAGTCTTCGACAGCGAAGAAAAAGCTGTCAACTCGTTCAAGACCGCCGCGACGGCATAGCGGTATCCCAGCCCAGATGCTTCGTTTCTGCTCGCGAGTGGAGAGAACGCTCGCTCGCCCGCCGCGGCGGGCTCCTCAGCATGACCCAGCAATAGGATCTGTTCCAGACATCAAGCCGCAGTCCGCTGCGGCTTTTTCTTTGTGGCGAAAGTGGTCTTGGCGGCGGCCTGCTTGCGTTTTGCCTCGCGGGCCAGCCGCTTGAGGCGCGCGACCTCCTCGAGCTCATACATCGTCCCGCGGCAATCCTTTGCCCCGCAGTAGCAGGGGGCGCCGTTGAGGTCGTCCCCGTCGTAGAGGTTGTAGTCGTAGGTAAGTTCTTCCTCGGGCGCGATGTCGCGGATGGCGACGATCCAGACGCGTCCGTCGATCTCGTCAGTCTCGCAGTTGGGAGCGCAGGAGTGATTGACGAAGGCGGCCATGCCGTGACCGTCGATGATCTGCTTGTCGCCCTCCATGCCGAAGAGATAGGTGGATGACTGGCCCGCATAGAGATGGACGCACTCTTCCGGCTTGAAGCGCGGGCCGGTGTATTCGACCACCAGGGTCCCTTTCGCGATGGGTGCGGTGGTGTAGCAGCCGGCAGCGTGGATCTGCGACGAGCGGATGATGAGTCCCATAGGCCCGATGATCGGATGCCATCCCAGCTCGGAGAGTTCGAACGGCGCCGGCGGGATCAGACTGGTCAATCTTGGCATTGGTGTTTGGCGACGTGCTGCTCGATGGCGGTGGCGGCACGGTTGATCTTGCGTCGCAGGAACCCATCGTAGTCGAAGGCGTTGGGACGGTCGGGACGCGCGAGATCCTTGCGCTCGCGCGCCTTGTTGCGACGGTCTTCGAGCTCCTTGCGGAGCGCCTGGGCTTCCGAGCGCAGGCGGATAAGTTCGTCACATTCCATAGGAGGCGGAATTATAACGCGGTCAGCGGCGGCAGTAGCGCTGCAGGTCGGGCGGCGGAAGCTTCGGGATATCTTCGAATTCACCCGGCCATCCAGCACGACCGCGGCCGTTGGTGCGAAAGCGGGTTAGGGTTTTTGCGGTTGTGCCGGGTCGACGATCAAACCCGTCCGCGGCGTGACGCCGGGAACGGTGGGTGTGCGGTTGACCACGCCGACCTCGGAATCGGCCAGTGAGATGTTGTTGTGTTCGAGCGTCAAGCCAGTCACGCGATCGAGCTCGACTCGCGACTTCTCATACGCCGTCATAGCCAGGACGACGTTCGATGCCGACTGCGCCAGGTCGCGCTGCGCCTGCAGCACGAGCGTGTTGGTGGAAGCGCCGAGCGCGTACTTCTTCTGTTCGGCTTCGAGCGATTGCTGGGCCAGATCCTGACCCTTCTGCGCGGCCTCGACGCGAGCGCGGTTCTGTTGCAGCGCGTACTGCGTGTTGCGCACCTCGATGGAGACCTGGTTCTGGAGCTGCTGCAGGCGCATCTGCGCCTGGCGGTATTCCAGCTCGGAGCGCACCTGGTCGGCCTGCGCGGCGCGATTGCGGATGGGGATGGTGAGGCTCATGCCCACGCCGTAGTCGGGGAAGTTATTGGTGAAGAGCTGGTGGAAGGATTGCGGGAAGCCGGTGCGCTGGATGGAGCCGATGGGGATGCAATTCAGCGGATCTGCAGTGGGTTGCCCGCAAGTGTTACCGATGTTCTGTTGTCCGCCGAGGCCGGCGGCGCCATACCAGGCGTTGAGATCGGCGCTGGGCAGCAGGGCATTGCGCGCGGAC encodes:
- a CDS encoding YbaB/EbfC family nucleoid-associated protein, with translation MGGFDLQRLMSQAKQQYESLQKKMQETVIDATAGGGSIRVRMNGQKQLLAITIDPEVVKSGDVEMLQDLVLAAINEAARKIDDEMKSTVGGMLGGMGMPGM
- the dnaX gene encoding DNA polymerase III subunit gamma/tau, whose translation is MSYQVLARKYRPQKFSDVIGQEHVTRTLMNAIAQSRIAHGYIFSGHRGIGKTTVARILAMALNCKAGNGPQAEPCGVCDSCREIREGAVGAMNVIEIDAATNRGIDEVRSIIATSEGQPARGDRYRIFILDEAHQITEAAFNALLKTLEEPPPWVVFMLATTQPEDIPQTIRSRCQHFSFHAVKFADIVTQLRDIAKQEKIKVDDNALAVLAEAGDGSMRDALSIMDQAIACCGNTLTAELVRELVGAVPAETLEQVMDAIGHNSADDALRLIDKLTTEGQSPTHFARQLVRFLRNAVVAKVASSDSPLLQISADERARVARIAEKFSEEDLSRFLAIMLRTHDELGYRQEQRFHLELGILKMVHAQRLLPLEQWLSGAALPARSLSLPAPTLSAGVPPAVAAGATSAAKPRDAAPPRVSPFEADRARKSETKSEAKTEPSSARPAAATAVGLAEPPPEPADLSPDSLRQKIVAALESAGQRTLAYMLSEGEWRLAAGELVIDVPKSPTIVEMALGPEPKRLLTAAVNQAAGRLLRIKVVGVGSANANTNADAANGGGTPANGDRAKGGNVSTANPQAPSAAPPRGRAADEPVVRRMQEKFNAEIRSVIDHRNKK
- a CDS encoding STAS domain-containing protein, whose product is MSLKITTKQADGVAVVHCNGRIVFGEEAASLREQVKNLLTTQKNIVLNLGGVSYIDSGGLGTLVGLYTSARAAGGDIKLANLTQRVGDQLQITKLVTVFEVFDSEEKAVNSFKTAATA
- a CDS encoding SET domain-containing protein-lysine N-methyltransferase, translating into MPRLTSLIPPAPFELSELGWHPIIGPMGLIIRSSQIHAAGCYTTAPIAKGTLVVEYTGPRFKPEECVHLYAGQSSTYLFGMEGDKQIIDGHGMAAFVNHSCAPNCETDEIDGRVWIVAIRDIAPEEELTYDYNLYDGDDLNGAPCYCGAKDCRGTMYELEEVARLKRLAREAKRKQAAAKTTFATKKKPQRTAA